Genomic window (Zingiber officinale cultivar Zhangliang chromosome 2B, Zo_v1.1, whole genome shotgun sequence):
TTTTACAAGTTGAGAAAAAATGATGCTCAGAGGAGGCAACGACTTGACAAAGAGTTTGAAGTTGTTGATTCGAGGTTATATATAGTTGAATGTATTTCTTTTGGGAAGAAAAAGATGAAAATGTTGCTCTGTCGGAGCCTTCATCGGTCTCTAATCTATATCCACAATTAAACAAATTGTCTTGAGTTTTTGAGGCTGCAAAACCATCCAGGTTAATAATATCATTATATGAACCAGAACaggggaaggaaggaaggaagggagGGAGGAAGGTCTGAAGGATCAATCCCCCACTCCAATTTCAGTTCGCACGGGGCGGCGGCATACAAATCCAGTCCACACTGGGCTTCAATTCCAGTCAGGAAAATACTACTACTGCTACACCTCCATCACATCGATCCGATGAAgaggggaaaaaaaaataaaagaagaatgGGTTCATCATATAGTACAACATGCGAAGTGCAAAGTATTTAAGTCATCGGAGCATGGAGGTGAGGGAGCGGAAGACGACCTCCTCGCAGGGGATGATGAGGCCGCCCATGTGGTGGTCGAAGCCGAACTCTTCCGCCGCCTCCTGCAGCAGTCGCTGGAACTCCGGGTGGGCTAGGAAGGAAATAGGGACGATGAAGCGACTCCGCGCCTCGCCCACGTACACCGCGAAGTGCCCCTTGGGCACATCCACCAGCTCCTGatcctcctgctgctgcttccTGCCGAGACTGGAGCATCTCTTCAGGATCTGCTTAAGCGACGCCGCCTGACCCAACTTGTTCGACCGCCATATCGCCATCAATTACTAGGCTAGCTCGGAGGAATTAAGCTGAGTGTTAATGAGTACTTGGCTGGGAGTGGATTGGAGTGAAGTTGGGTTGGGTTGATGGATGGAGTATGTATATATAGACCTAGCGGAGGGGGGAGGGAACAAGAGCATGTGGTGGGGGAGGAAGAGGTCCGGTCCTTGCCAAGGACAACTTGCCGTCCTATTCATCCTTCCGCCTCCTCCTCTCTTTCTCATCATCAAACACCCTGCACATGCATTTTCACCGGCTAGTTGCTGCATCCAATCACAGTTGGTTTTATGAGGTCTTCAAGTTTACTTGAAAAGCAGTGGTCTCACTTATAAGGAGCTGCTCAGCTGCCGCATTTTACTCATCTAAAATATCTTTCTTTACCTGCCGTCGGATTTCTACTACAAAATTGTCTGCTTGTTGATTGATCTTATGGATCAACAGAATGTTCACATAATTTAATTAGTATTTctcgtttatatttatttaatattaaaaaataaatgccCGTGAATAATTAATGAGTTCAGGACCAAGAAGATTGGAAATAAGTTAGACGGGTTAAGCTATACAAGGGCCTTATCACCATGCCCTTGGCAAGCCCGACCCATAAGAAGGTAAGGTTTTTGCGTAATAGAGCAGCAACCGGGCACGACCCATTAGAGGCCACGCCGTCTCCGGCCGGAAACAATGTATCAGCTAGCCGACCTCCCTCCTAATTCTGCCTTGTTtcccagcagcagcagcagcagcagcagctccGTTTCCTCTTCGTGCATCAACCAAGCTACAACAGCCTCCTAAGagcctctcttttttttttttaattattctctCTTGTAATTTGGGTGAACGCGATCCGTTGGTGGCAATGAAAAGACGCTCGTCTTTTCATTCGCAACAGCGAATTTGATGGTTGAGGCGTTGAGCGACGAATCGCAATGAACGTAATTACCATCCTACCCTTATGGTCGATCCTCCTCAGTAACGGTACTTCATCCATTCCCGTCCCTTTCAAATTCAACGGAGGAGATCAACTTCTGccccattaaaattaaaattaaacgtCTTGCCCCGAAAgtttctccatttgattttgattttgaatccCACCAGGTTTctcctccgcctcctcctcctcctcctcctgatTTCCAGTGATCCACaccagcttcttcttcttcctccacttccTATTTGGAGAGTACACTCCAGTGTTCGCTTCTCGCGACTTCTTCCGCTCTTTCCTTCTCCGTCGTCTCTCCATCGAAGCAGACCTAGGGTTTCGAGCAGGGGACCTTTAGCGCTGAGTTATTGGAGCGACGGTGAATATCTTTTCTCATCTTTGTGTCTTCGGATCCTCAATATCTTtgctttattttaattttgtgtgtgtgtgtgttgaaGGGAAGTGTTGTGTTGAAGGAAGATGTTTGACGGGGATCAGATCTCATCAGATCTGCTATGATTTTATTAGACTTGATTTgttattcctttttatttctatctTGCGTGATGTTTGATGTGTTGTATTGCCAAGTTTATGGTTTGGAGGTCGAACTGAGGTTGTTTGGAAAATTTTGTTCAGATTTGGTTTCTGGACATGGAGATCAAGAGCTTTGGGGGGAATTTTGTCTTAGATTTATCTGAGGCTGGTTTTGTTGTACTTTTTATTTAAATCACGGTATTCTATGTCCCTACATTTTTGCTTGAGCTGAAAATTTGTTTCTATGTTTCTTCCCTGGGGgattttaggtaaaaaaaatattataactcTGAGATTCTACGTTTGAGATGTGCATTTGGTTGCTTGTGGTTCTGCATCTGTTGAACTTAATGGTTATTATTTGTGTATAGATAGATATAAGAGCTTTTAATTTGTTTCATATCCTTGTTCCTTTCAAATCATGCTATGTTTTTTGTCCCAATTAATTGTCAACTTTCTCAATCTGATCTAAGATGATACTATAGCAATAAAAGAGACACAATGGGCCAACAGAACAGGTGGTTTAATTTGTGGGACATGAATCTTGATAAAGGATTGGTATGTATTTAGAAGAATACTCTCTATCTATTTATTGAAGTGATTCATGCTGAATGGTGTGAATTATACGGAGTTTATCTGTTTGAGAATGATTGGAGTAGATCTGtgagtttaaatttaaatgtaATTTGCAATCAGTTTAGGCCTTGTGAGGTGTACATTAATGAAGTTCAATGTGTAAAAAGGCTTTGGTCAATGAGTTAGGATTATCataaatattatcataaaatagTCCAGTAAACCCTTGGGGGCCATTGAATACCTAGTTGAGGGTGTGTTGATGGTGGGTGGTTAGGACTAAACCTTATTCTTTAATTTATTTACGATGGTTAACCCTCTTTTAGTTAGGATTTCTAAGTTTGATAGCATAACAAATGATATCATTTATCTATGTGTTAATGGGAGAGTTGGTAGTAGATTGGTCAACAACTTATCTTCGGTGTTATTATGTTTTATTTTATAACCTTGCTTGATTCCTTCATCATTTGAATCCTAGATGGCATTCATTGATCataatatatcaaaatattcAGTTAGAATTAGTTGCTATTCATGAGACTAACTGTTGGTTATTCACAATGATGGAAAGGCTTTCATATGTTATTATCATGCTTCATGAATTTGTTATGCTTATAATTTGATGGTCATGATCAATTTTCATGTTGCAATATGCACATTGTTGATTTTTTCATGTTGTACAATATTATTTGTTCATAATGTTGACATAGTAGTTCATAATGTGTAAAAAAGACTACATACTTAGTGGTCATATTAGTGTTTGAGTGGACACATGGTATTGTTTCATTGATATGACATGGGAAATGCATAGGGAAATGTAGATCGAGATATGCTCATGATTAAATTGATGTTGCTATAGGTCTTCATTGATAGAATTAGGTGTGCGTAGTCATGGTAAATATAGAATATATTTGGTTATCTATGTATTTGACAGTATTTGTTTAGTTGTTACAATTAAGTGCATAAATATAAATGATCACCTATTAAAACCTATTTGCATTTTTGTGCATACTTTTcctctttccttttttatttttacatttattttatGCTTGATGACTGGGTTAATTACAATATATCTTCTGAGAGTTGATCCAATTTTTTGTTAGAGGTATGTATAAtcgtgttatcattttgttatgtttctactagttactagaatgttcttgttcatTCATGTCTAGATATTTATTGGTTGGTAGATTACCTTGTTTATTCAtttatatgattttgaaaagtgtTTATATCATCATTACCATCAAACTATGTTTGCCCCCATTATTTGGGGTTAATGCTCTATGCAAGGCCATATtactatattatatatatatatatatatatcaaaagggCACTCGATCATCTTTTTCATTCTGAAAATATCCTTATATTAGTACTATTGTAACAACTATAACCTATCTGCTACAATGTAGAGCAAAATTGCTCtaacttgattaaaattataCATGAAGCTCTGTTATAGCAAAATTACTCATGAAAATCTCTTCTACACATTGTAGCATCTGTGTCCATagtttatacaacatggagcaagCTGGCTGCTACAATAACACTAGAATAAAGATATTTCAGAATGAAAAATAAGATGAAGAGTgcctttgatatttttttttttcaaaatagggTCCCTTTCGATGATAATGAAAATAAAGGGTGCCCTTTTGATTTTTGTCTTAGCATCAAGGTCAAGGTGGTGCCCCCAAAAATGTATTGTTTTACTTTAAATTTGCCAATATTAATTTCCTTGTTTCAATTTGATTTCACACGGGAATATGCAAGAAAAAAAGACCAAACTCAGATCAGACAGTTGCTAGCACcgccttgaatttttttttggttcTCTTTTCCAATTTTAATGCTGATGTTAAGTATTCATTTTGCAGATTCAAGTTGGCCAACTTAACATGGCTCATATATCTACCGATCAGCTACTACAATTGGAGACAACATGTGGATCTTTTTTATATGAGCTACAGGTTTCTTTAGTAGCTTAAGTAACTTCATAGTCATTTA
Coding sequences:
- the LOC122049228 gene encoding auxin-responsive protein SAUR50-like codes for the protein MAIWRSNKLGQAASLKQILKRCSSLGRKQQQEDQELVDVPKGHFAVYVGEARSRFIVPISFLAHPEFQRLLQEAAEEFGFDHHMGGLIIPCEEVVFRSLTSMLR